Proteins from a genomic interval of Streptomyces sp. NBC_01445:
- the nusB gene encoding transcription antitermination factor NusB, giving the protein MAARNTARKRAFQILFEADQRGVDVQTVLADWIRHSRSDTRQPPVSEYTMELVEGYARKTARIDELISQYAVGWTLDRMPVVDRNILRLGAYELVWVDDTPDAVVLDEAVQLAKEFSTDDSPAFVNGLLGRFKDLKPTLRRDEA; this is encoded by the coding sequence GTGGCTGCTCGCAACACGGCCCGCAAGCGCGCCTTCCAGATCCTTTTCGAGGCAGACCAGCGCGGAGTCGACGTCCAGACGGTCCTCGCGGACTGGATCCGGCACTCCCGGTCCGACACCCGGCAGCCGCCGGTCAGCGAGTACACGATGGAGCTGGTCGAGGGATACGCGCGCAAGACCGCGCGTATCGACGAGCTCATCTCGCAGTACGCCGTTGGGTGGACCCTGGACAGGATGCCGGTCGTCGACCGCAACATCCTGCGCCTGGGCGCCTACGAGCTCGTCTGGGTCGACGACACTCCGGACGCCGTGGTGCTCGACGAGGCCGTGCAGCTCGCCAAGGAGTTCTCCACGGACGACTCCCCGGCCTTCGTCAACGGGCTTCTGGGACGCTTCAAGGACCTGAAGCCGACGCTGCGCCGCGACGAGGCGTAG
- a CDS encoding Pro-rich N-terminal domain-containing protein, with protein MQHGVGSPLPPPPQPGHGPAAGWSQAGHHPGPGPAGPPPPAPGFAGPPGPSGPAPNAPAPAPHQPAPHPQAPHTQPPQGQPPHPGVVPQHAPQQSPQPPSRDTTGHVQLPPGGPVAMPSPPPAAGTADATATTLAVLLIGPAGAGKTSVAKYWADQRRVPTAHISLDDVREWVRSGFADPQSGWNDHSEAQYRLARRTCGFAARNFLANGISCILDDAVFPDRPVVGLGGWKRHVGPGLLPVVLLPGLEIVLERNAERSGNRRLTDEEVARIHGRMAGWYGSGLPIIDNSQMDVPTTARVLDDVLARSIASPPQW; from the coding sequence ATGCAGCACGGAGTGGGTTCGCCGCTGCCGCCGCCCCCTCAGCCGGGGCACGGACCGGCCGCCGGCTGGTCCCAGGCCGGGCATCACCCGGGCCCCGGACCGGCGGGTCCGCCACCGCCTGCACCCGGCTTCGCCGGCCCACCCGGCCCCTCGGGCCCGGCACCGAACGCCCCGGCGCCCGCCCCGCACCAACCCGCGCCGCACCCCCAGGCCCCGCACACCCAGCCGCCGCAGGGCCAGCCCCCGCACCCGGGCGTCGTCCCTCAGCACGCGCCCCAGCAGTCCCCGCAGCCCCCCTCACGGGACACCACGGGCCATGTGCAGCTCCCGCCCGGCGGCCCCGTCGCCATGCCGAGCCCACCGCCCGCCGCGGGCACCGCCGACGCCACCGCCACGACGCTCGCCGTCCTGCTCATCGGCCCCGCCGGCGCGGGCAAGACGAGCGTCGCCAAGTACTGGGCGGACCAGCGCCGCGTCCCCACGGCTCACATCAGCCTCGACGACGTACGCGAGTGGGTGCGCTCCGGATTCGCCGACCCGCAGTCGGGGTGGAACGACCACTCCGAGGCCCAGTACCGCCTCGCCCGCCGCACCTGTGGCTTCGCCGCGCGCAACTTCCTGGCCAACGGCATCTCCTGCATCCTCGACGACGCCGTCTTCCCGGACCGTCCGGTCGTGGGCCTCGGCGGCTGGAAGCGGCACGTGGGCCCCGGCCTGCTGCCCGTGGTGCTGCTCCCCGGCCTGGAGATCGTCCTCGAGCGCAACGCGGAGCGCAGCGGGAACCGCCGCCTCACGGACGAGGAAGTCGCCCGCATCCACGGCCGCATGGCCGGCTGGTACGGCTCGGGTCTGCCCATCATCGACAACTCCCAGATGGACGTGCCCACCACGGCCCGCGTCCTCGACGACGTCCTCGCCCGCTCGATCGCGAGCCCGCCCCAGTGGTAG
- the efp gene encoding elongation factor P — MASTNDLKNGLVLKLDGGQLWSVVEFQHVKPGKGPAFVRTKLKNVLSGKVVDKTFNAGVKVETATIDKRDMQFSYMDGEYFVFMDMQTYDQLMVDRKSVGDAANFLIEGFNASVAQHEGEVLFVELPAAVELVVQETEPGVQGDRSTGGTKPATLETGHQIQVPLFITTGEKIKVDTRTSDYLGRVNS; from the coding sequence GTGGCTTCCACGAACGACCTCAAGAACGGCCTGGTGCTCAAGCTCGACGGGGGCCAGCTCTGGTCCGTCGTCGAGTTCCAGCACGTCAAGCCCGGCAAGGGCCCTGCCTTTGTGCGCACCAAGCTCAAGAACGTGCTCTCCGGGAAGGTCGTCGACAAGACCTTCAACGCCGGCGTCAAGGTCGAGACGGCCACGATCGACAAGCGCGACATGCAGTTCTCGTACATGGACGGCGAGTACTTCGTCTTCATGGACATGCAGACGTACGACCAGCTCATGGTCGACCGCAAGTCTGTCGGTGACGCCGCCAACTTCCTGATCGAGGGCTTCAACGCCTCCGTCGCGCAGCACGAGGGCGAGGTGCTCTTCGTCGAGCTGCCGGCCGCCGTCGAGCTCGTCGTCCAGGAGACCGAGCCGGGCGTCCAGGGCGACCGCTCCACCGGTGGCACCAAGCCCGCCACGCTGGAGACCGGCCACCAGATCCAGGTGCCGCTCTTCATCACGACCGGCGAGAAGATCAAGGTCGACACCCGCACGAGCGACTACCTCGGCCGGGTGAACAGCTAA
- the bldD gene encoding transcriptional regulator BldD produces MSSEYAKQLGAKLRAIRTQQGLSLHGVEEKSQGRWKAVVVGSYERGDRAVTVQRLAELADFYGVPVQELLPGTTPGGAAEPPPKLVLDLERLAHVPPEKAGPLQRYAATIQSQRGDYNGKVLSIRQDDLRTLAVIYDQSPSVLTEQLISWGVLDADARRAVAHDDL; encoded by the coding sequence ATGTCCAGCGAATACGCCAAACAGCTCGGGGCCAAGCTCCGCGCCATCCGCACCCAGCAGGGCCTTTCCCTCCACGGTGTCGAGGAGAAGTCCCAGGGACGCTGGAAGGCGGTCGTGGTCGGTTCGTACGAGCGCGGCGACCGTGCCGTGACCGTGCAGCGCCTCGCCGAGCTGGCGGACTTCTACGGGGTGCCGGTGCAGGAGCTCCTGCCGGGCACGACGCCGGGCGGTGCGGCCGAGCCCCCGCCCAAGCTCGTCCTCGACCTGGAGCGCCTGGCCCACGTCCCGCCGGAGAAGGCGGGCCCCCTGCAGCGCTACGCGGCGACGATCCAGTCCCAGCGTGGCGACTACAACGGCAAGGTGCTGTCGATCCGCCAGGACGACCTGCGCACCCTCGCCGTCATCTACGACCAGTCGCCCTCGGTCCTCACCGAGCAGCTCATCAGCTGGGGCGTCCTGGACGCCGACGCGCGTCGCGCCGTCGCACACGACGACCTCTGA
- a CDS encoding PH-like domain-containing protein, protein MTRLTQPLAVLAAEQKSADVTDWPDRIGWIVGLLLFIALVYWLMRQGWTWRGTLQGDLPPLPTAPSAPGPARLELSGRYHGSTTAGQWLDRIVAHGLGTRSRVELTLTDAGLDVVRPGATDFFIPVAQLREARLDKGIAGKVLTEGGLLIVTWGHGDKLIDSGFRSDHAAEQAEWVETLNNMIDTSSSSSTSSSSSTNSTTITTEGTAR, encoded by the coding sequence GTGACACGACTGACGCAACCACTGGCAGTGCTCGCCGCCGAACAGAAGTCGGCGGACGTGACGGACTGGCCCGACCGGATCGGCTGGATCGTCGGGCTGCTCCTCTTCATCGCGCTCGTCTACTGGCTGATGCGCCAGGGCTGGACGTGGCGCGGCACCCTCCAGGGCGACCTGCCGCCGCTCCCCACCGCGCCGTCCGCGCCCGGTCCGGCCAGACTTGAACTGAGCGGCCGGTACCACGGCTCCACGACCGCGGGGCAGTGGCTCGACCGCATCGTGGCGCACGGCCTCGGCACCCGCAGCCGCGTCGAGCTCACGCTCACGGACGCGGGTCTGGACGTCGTACGCCCCGGGGCCACGGACTTCTTCATCCCCGTCGCACAGCTGCGCGAGGCCCGGCTCGACAAGGGCATCGCCGGCAAGGTCCTCACGGAGGGCGGTCTCCTGATCGTCACCTGGGGGCACGGGGACAAGCTGATCGACTCCGGCTTCCGCTCCGACCACGCCGCGGAGCAGGCCGAGTGGGTCGAGACCCTCAACAACATGATCGACACGAGCAGCTCAAGCAGTACGAGCAGCTCAAGCAGCACGAACAGCACGACCATCACGACGGAAGGCACCGCACGATGA
- a CDS encoding dihydroorotase: protein MSKILIRGAKVLGGEQQDVLIDGSVIEAVGTGLSAEGAQVVEAGGKVLLPGLVDLHTHLREPGREDSETVLTGTQAAASGGYTAVFAMANTFPVADTAGVVEQVYRLGQEHGYCDVQPIGAVTVGLEGKKLAELGAMHESAAGVTVFSDDGKCVDDAVIMRRALEYVKAFGGVVAQHAQEPRLTEGAQMNEGIVSAELGLGGWPAVAEESIIARDVLLAEHVGSRVHICHLSTAGSVEIVRWAKSRGIDVTAEVTPHHLLLTDELVRSYNPVYKVNPPLRTERDVMALREALADGTIDIVATDHAPHPHEDKDCEWAAAAMGMVGLETALSVVQQTMVETGLLDWADVADRMSVKPAQIGGAKGHGRPVSAGEPANLVLVDADYRGAVDPAGFASRSRNTPYEGRELPGRVTHTWLRGKATLVDGKLA from the coding sequence ATGAGCAAGATCCTTATCCGAGGTGCGAAGGTGCTCGGCGGCGAGCAGCAGGACGTCCTGATCGACGGCTCCGTCATCGAGGCGGTCGGCACCGGTCTGTCCGCCGAGGGCGCCCAGGTCGTCGAGGCCGGCGGCAAGGTGCTCCTGCCGGGTCTCGTCGACCTGCACACCCACCTGCGCGAGCCCGGCCGCGAGGACTCCGAGACCGTCCTCACCGGTACCCAGGCGGCCGCCTCCGGTGGCTACACCGCCGTGTTCGCCATGGCCAACACCTTCCCGGTCGCCGACACCGCCGGCGTCGTCGAGCAGGTCTACCGGCTCGGCCAGGAGCACGGCTACTGCGACGTGCAGCCCATCGGCGCCGTCACCGTCGGCCTGGAGGGCAAGAAGCTCGCCGAGCTCGGCGCCATGCACGAGTCCGCCGCCGGCGTCACCGTCTTCTCCGACGACGGCAAGTGCGTCGACGACGCGGTGATCATGCGCCGCGCCCTGGAGTACGTGAAGGCCTTCGGCGGCGTCGTCGCCCAGCACGCCCAGGAGCCCCGCCTCACCGAGGGCGCCCAGATGAACGAGGGCATCGTCTCGGCGGAGCTCGGGCTCGGCGGCTGGCCCGCCGTCGCCGAGGAGTCGATCATCGCCCGCGACGTACTGCTCGCCGAGCACGTCGGCTCCCGCGTGCACATCTGCCACCTGTCCACGGCCGGTTCGGTCGAGATCGTGCGCTGGGCCAAGTCCCGCGGCATCGACGTCACCGCCGAGGTCACCCCGCACCACCTGCTCCTCACCGACGAGCTGGTCCGCTCGTACAACCCCGTCTACAAGGTCAACCCGCCGCTGCGCACCGAGCGCGACGTGATGGCCCTGCGCGAGGCGCTCGCCGACGGCACGATCGACATCGTCGCCACCGACCACGCCCCGCACCCGCACGAGGACAAGGACTGCGAGTGGGCCGCGGCCGCCATGGGCATGGTCGGGCTCGAGACCGCCCTGTCCGTCGTGCAGCAGACGATGGTCGAGACCGGGCTGCTCGACTGGGCCGACGTCGCCGACCGCATGTCCGTCAAGCCCGCGCAGATCGGCGGCGCCAAGGGCCACGGACGGCCCGTCTCGGCAGGTGAGCCCGCGAACCTGGTCCTGGTCGACGCCGATTACCGTGGAGCCGTGGACCCCGCCGGCTTCGCCTCGCGCAGCCGCAACACGCCCTACGAGGGGCGTGAGCTGCCCGGGCGCGTCACGCACACGTGGCTGCGGGGCAAGGCCACGCTCGTCGACGGGAAGCTCGCGTGA
- a CDS encoding aminopeptidase P family protein, whose protein sequence is MSEVYAARRDRLRERAAAGGSAAALVSRPANVRYLAGAAPHGAVLLLGKGPGAEGDVLMCRVPPSDQPADGRPDELLRIQVLDAPGGDPAVAAADVALTLGADSLAVEEHHLTVARHRALGSVAPRLRLGDLGSAVEQLRLVKDEDEISCLRIAAEIADQALGELLESILVGRTERHLALELERRLVDHGADGPAFPTSVGTGPNSGRGAHRPTDRRVEEGDFLSVCLGAAYRGYRCEIGRTFVIGTSPADWQIDLYDLVFAAQRAGRESLAPGAECREVDRAARHVLDSAGYADGLSQLTGHGVGLEIDEEPQLAPAAMGKLDLCVPVTVEPGVHLPGRGGVRIDDTLVVRPEADGGPELLTITTKELLAL, encoded by the coding sequence ATGTCAGAGGTGTACGCGGCCCGTAGGGACCGGCTGAGGGAGCGCGCTGCGGCGGGCGGCAGTGCCGCCGCCCTTGTCTCGCGCCCCGCCAACGTTCGCTATCTCGCGGGTGCGGCACCCCACGGTGCCGTACTTCTGCTGGGCAAGGGCCCCGGCGCCGAAGGTGACGTCCTGATGTGCCGGGTGCCCCCCAGCGACCAGCCCGCCGACGGGCGGCCCGACGAGTTGCTGCGGATCCAAGTGCTCGATGCGCCCGGCGGGGACCCCGCCGTCGCCGCCGCCGACGTCGCGCTGACCCTCGGGGCGGATTCGCTCGCCGTCGAGGAGCACCATCTGACCGTGGCCAGGCACCGGGCGCTCGGCTCCGTGGCGCCCCGGCTGCGCCTCGGCGACCTGGGCAGCGCCGTGGAGCAGCTGCGGCTCGTCAAGGACGAGGACGAGATCTCCTGTCTGCGCATCGCCGCCGAGATCGCCGACCAGGCCCTCGGTGAACTGCTCGAATCGATCCTCGTCGGCCGCACCGAACGCCACCTCGCCCTGGAGCTGGAGCGCCGTCTCGTCGACCACGGCGCCGACGGCCCCGCCTTCCCGACCTCGGTCGGCACCGGGCCGAACTCGGGCCGCGGCGCCCACCGCCCCACCGATCGCCGCGTGGAGGAGGGCGACTTCCTCTCGGTCTGCCTCGGCGCCGCCTACCGCGGCTACCGCTGCGAGATCGGCCGTACGTTCGTCATCGGCACCTCGCCCGCGGACTGGCAGATCGACCTGTACGACCTGGTCTTCGCAGCCCAGAGAGCCGGCCGGGAGAGCCTCGCACCCGGCGCCGAGTGCCGCGAGGTGGACCGCGCGGCACGCCACGTACTGGACTCCGCGGGGTACGCGGACGGCCTCTCACAGCTCACCGGACACGGTGTCGGACTCGAAATCGACGAGGAGCCGCAGTTGGCCCCCGCGGCCATGGGTAAACTGGACCTTTGTGTGCCGGTCACCGTCGAACCGGGGGTCCACCTCCCGGGCCGGGGCGGTGTCCGGATCGATGACACGCTCGTCGTGCGCCCCGAGGCGGACGGCGGACCCGAGCTACTCACCATTACGACCAAGGAGCTGCTCGCGCTGTAA
- a CDS encoding aspartate carbamoyltransferase catalytic subunit, which translates to MMRHLISAADLTRDDAVLILDTAEEMARVADRPIKKLPALRGRTICNLFFEDSTRTRISFEAAEKRLSADVINFAAKGSSVSKGESLKDTAQTLEAMGVDAVVIRHGASGAPYRLATSGWIDAPVINAGDGTHQHPTQALLDAFTMRRRLVGRDAGLGKDLEGKRITLVGDVLHSRVARSNVDLLHTLGAEVTLVAPPTLVPVGVETWPCEVSYDLDSTLPKSDAVMMLRVQRERMNAAFFPTEREYSRRYGLDGDRMAKMPEHAIVMHPGPMVRGMEITAEVADSDRCTVIEQVANGVSIRMAVLYLLLGGNEPAVTHTRTEEK; encoded by the coding sequence ATGATGCGACACCTCATCTCGGCCGCCGACCTCACCCGCGACGACGCCGTCCTCATCCTCGACACCGCCGAGGAGATGGCCCGGGTCGCCGACCGGCCGATCAAGAAGCTGCCCGCCCTGCGCGGCCGCACGATCTGCAACCTCTTCTTCGAGGACTCGACCCGCACCCGGATCTCCTTCGAGGCCGCCGAGAAGCGCCTCTCCGCGGACGTCATCAACTTCGCCGCCAAGGGATCCAGCGTCTCCAAGGGCGAGTCCCTCAAGGACACCGCGCAGACCCTGGAGGCGATGGGCGTCGACGCCGTCGTCATCCGGCACGGCGCATCCGGCGCGCCCTACCGCCTCGCCACCTCGGGCTGGATCGACGCCCCGGTCATCAACGCGGGCGACGGCACCCACCAGCACCCCACGCAGGCGCTCCTCGACGCGTTCACGATGCGCCGCCGCCTGGTCGGGCGCGACGCCGGACTCGGCAAGGACCTCGAGGGCAAGCGCATCACGCTCGTCGGGGACGTCCTGCACAGCCGCGTCGCCCGCTCGAACGTCGACCTGCTGCACACCCTCGGCGCCGAGGTCACCCTCGTCGCCCCGCCGACCCTCGTCCCGGTCGGCGTCGAGACCTGGCCCTGCGAGGTCTCGTACGACCTCGACAGCACCCTGCCGAAGTCCGACGCCGTCATGATGCTGCGCGTCCAGCGTGAGCGGATGAACGCCGCCTTCTTCCCGACCGAGCGCGAGTACTCGCGTCGCTACGGCCTGGACGGCGACCGCATGGCGAAGATGCCCGAGCACGCCATCGTGATGCACCCGGGCCCGATGGTCCGCGGCATGGAGATCACCGCCGAGGTCGCCGACTCCGACCGCTGCACGGTCATCGAGCAGGTCGCCAACGGCGTCTCCATCCGCATGGCCGTCCTGTACCTGCTTCTGGGCGGCAACGAGCCCGCCGTCACCCACACCCGTACCGAGGAGAAGTAA
- the pyrR gene encoding bifunctional pyr operon transcriptional regulator/uracil phosphoribosyltransferase PyrR yields MDISSSDEARPVLEGPDIARVLTRIAHEIVERAKGAEDVVLLGIPTRGVFLGRRLADKLEEITGRKIPVGSLDITMYRDDLRMHPPRALARTEIPADGIDGRLVVLVDDVLFSGRTIRAALDALNDIGRPRAVQLAVLVDRGHRELPIRADYVGKNLPTSLRETVKVQLAEEDGRDSVLLGAKRTAPAGEQ; encoded by the coding sequence ATGGACATCAGCAGCTCCGATGAGGCACGCCCCGTACTTGAGGGCCCCGACATCGCGCGGGTACTGACCCGCATCGCTCACGAGATCGTCGAGCGCGCCAAGGGCGCCGAAGACGTCGTGCTCCTGGGCATTCCCACCCGCGGCGTCTTCCTGGGCCGCCGGCTCGCGGACAAGCTCGAAGAGATCACCGGACGCAAGATCCCGGTCGGCTCCCTCGACATCACCATGTACCGCGACGACCTGCGCATGCACCCGCCGCGGGCGCTGGCCCGCACGGAGATCCCCGCCGACGGCATCGACGGCCGCCTCGTCGTCCTCGTCGACGACGTGCTCTTCTCCGGCCGCACCATCCGCGCCGCACTCGACGCCCTGAACGACATCGGGCGCCCCCGCGCCGTGCAGCTCGCGGTCCTCGTCGACCGCGGCCACCGCGAACTCCCCATTCGCGCCGACTACGTCGGCAAGAACCTCCCCACGTCGCTGCGGGAGACGGTCAAGGTCCAGCTCGCCGAGGAGGACGGACGCGACTCCGTGCTGCTCGGCGCCAAGCGGACCGCTCCGGCCGGCGAGCAGTAG
- the carA gene encoding glutamine-hydrolyzing carbamoyl-phosphate synthase small subunit, whose amino-acid sequence MTTSTRGAANAPAVLVLEDGRIFRGRAYGAVGETFGEAVFNTGMTGYQETLTDPSYHRQVVVMTAPHVGNTGVNDEDPESKQIWVAGYVVRDPARVPSNWRSQRSLDEELRKQGVVGISGIDTRALTRHLRERGAMRVGIFSGNALPDDGTMLAEVRQAPEMKGANLAAEVATKEAYVVPAIGAKKFTVAAVDLGIKGMTPHRMAERGIEVHVLPATATAEDIYAVRPDGVFFSNGPGDPATADGPVAVMREVLSRKTPLFGICFGNQILGRALGFGTYKLKYGHRGINQPVQDRTTGKVEVTAHNHGFAVDAPLDKVSDTPFGRAEVSHVCLNDQVVEGLHLLDQPAFSVQYHPEAAAGPHDAAYLFDRFVELMEGQRA is encoded by the coding sequence ATGACGACCTCCACCCGGGGAGCCGCCAACGCTCCCGCCGTACTCGTCCTGGAGGACGGCCGCATCTTCCGCGGCCGCGCCTACGGGGCCGTGGGGGAGACCTTCGGTGAGGCGGTGTTCAACACCGGCATGACCGGTTACCAGGAGACGCTGACCGACCCGTCGTACCACCGGCAGGTCGTCGTGATGACCGCCCCGCACGTCGGCAACACCGGCGTGAACGACGAGGACCCCGAGTCGAAGCAGATCTGGGTCGCGGGCTACGTCGTGCGGGACCCCGCGCGCGTGCCCTCCAACTGGCGCTCCCAGCGCTCGCTCGACGAGGAGCTGCGCAAGCAGGGCGTCGTCGGCATCAGCGGCATCGACACCCGCGCCCTCACCCGCCACCTGCGCGAGCGCGGCGCCATGCGCGTCGGCATCTTCTCCGGCAACGCGCTGCCCGACGACGGCACGATGCTCGCCGAGGTGCGCCAGGCGCCCGAGATGAAGGGCGCGAACCTCGCCGCCGAGGTCGCCACCAAGGAGGCGTACGTCGTCCCCGCGATCGGTGCGAAGAAGTTCACCGTCGCCGCCGTCGACCTCGGCATCAAGGGCATGACACCGCACCGCATGGCCGAGCGCGGCATCGAGGTGCACGTGCTGCCCGCGACGGCCACGGCCGAGGACATCTACGCGGTCCGGCCCGACGGCGTGTTCTTCTCCAACGGCCCGGGCGACCCGGCCACCGCCGACGGCCCCGTCGCGGTCATGCGGGAGGTCCTCTCCCGTAAGACCCCGCTGTTCGGCATCTGCTTCGGAAACCAGATCCTCGGCCGCGCCCTCGGCTTCGGCACCTACAAGCTGAAGTACGGCCACCGCGGCATCAACCAGCCGGTGCAGGACCGCACGACCGGCAAGGTCGAGGTCACCGCGCACAATCACGGATTCGCCGTCGACGCCCCGCTCGACAAGGTCTCCGACACCCCCTTCGGCCGCGCCGAGGTCTCCCACGTCTGCCTGAACGACCAGGTCGTCGAGGGGCTCCACCTCCTCGACCAGCCGGCGTTCAGCGTCCAGTACCACCCCGAGGCAGCGGCGGGCCCGCACGACGCGGCCTACCTGTTCGACCGCTTCGTAGAGCTCATGGAGGGCCAGCGTGCCTAA